The nucleotide sequence TGCTGCCTCAAGTGCAAACCTTCCTAAAGCACCTGAGGGTTCAAAACGGACAAAGGTTCTTGAAAGCATTCGAGCTTCTGCGGTTTCAGTAGAAAAATCACAGGCAAAAAAGCTATGGAATGCTGTGACAGAAAAGGTGGTTAAAGATGAGGCGAGTGAGAATGAACGTAAAGAAGTAATATTGGACCAAGAAATTGAAAAGATTTGGCTCGATGGAAAAGTAGAAGCGAGTCTTGAACAAAGCGTTACCCAAGTGGGAGCTCCAACAGCATGGAATCTTGGACTTGATGGGACAGGAGTAAAGGTTGCGGTCTTGGATACAGGAATTGACCCGAATCATCCGGATATAGCCGGTAAAATCAAGGATAGTAAGAGCTTTGTGCCAGGTGAGGATATATTAGATTACAATTCTCACGGCACACACGTTGCTTCGACAGTACTCGGAACAGGTGCAGCGTCAAATGGAAAAAGTAAAGGTGTTGCGCCAGGAGCTGAGTTACTTGTAGGTAAAGTTTTAGGCAACAATGGATCTGGTTTAAACTCTTGGATCATTGACGGCATGGAATGGGCTGCTCAAAATGCCGATATCGTCAATATGAGTTTAGGAAGCCAACAGCCAAGCGATGGAACAGATCCCATGTCACAAGCCTTAAATGAACTTACAGAAGAAACGGGAGCGCTGTTTGTTGTTGCGGCGGGTAATATTGGATCAGAGGGATCAATTGGGGCACCAGGTGCAGCAGATAAAGCACTAACCATTGGGGCAGTATCAAAAACAGATACAATCGCGTCGTTCACTTCAAAAGGGCCGCGTATTGGGGACAGTGGTTTAAAACCAGATATGTCGGCTCCAGGTGTTGGAATTATTGCAGCTCGCTCACAGTACTCAAGCGGTCAAGGAGCTTATAAATCACTGAACGGAACTTCTATGGCAACTCCTCACGTAGCAGGTGCTGCAGCCATTCTTAAGCAAAAGCACCCGAATTGGACCAATGAAGACATAAAAGAAGCGCTTATGAGTAACACAAAAAAATTAAAATATTTGCCTTATGAAATAGGAACTGGACGACTGGATATTCCTGCCTCCTTAGGTGAGGTACGTGCAACAGGGTCCATATACTTCGGATTTTTCGATTGGCCACATGAAGAGGATGAAAGTGTTGAACGAACGGTTACGTATACGAATGATGGTGATAAACCTATCACGTTAGATCTAACGGCTGATTTGCTGGATAAAAGCGGAAAACCTGCTCCGGCAGAGATACTCCAGCTATCTGACAAGCAAGTAACCGTACCAGCTAAGGGAACAGCTTCCATCAAGGTAAAAATAGCGGTGAACCAGGTATCACCAGGAGTTACCCTGCAAGGACATATCTCAGCAAAAGCTGACGGTAAACCAGTTGTTCATACTTCCATGAGTTTGGTTAAAGAAGGTGAGCTTTACTCGATGAAAATTCGCCCGATTGATCGGGATGGCTCACCAAACTTAGCATATGTAACGCTTTATTCTCCTAAACTCGGGGCGAAACTTTATACGGTTAATGGAGAAAGAGAACTGCGTCTTCCTCCAGATACGTACACAGTTACTTCCTTAATGGATGTAGATACAAAGACAGATGAGTCTGGTGTAGCTTTTGTCGGAAATCCAGAAGTGAAGTTGACAAAGGACACGGTCATAGAACTCGATGCTCGAAAAGCCAATGAAGTCGTCGTCAAAGCACCTAAAGAAGCAGAAGATTCCTATCGAAGAATGGACTACACTCGTGTATTTAAGCAGGGTGGTGTTGGAGAGCAATGGACACTCCCAGTGGTACACGATAAAGTATACGCTGTTCCACTTGATGGCGTTGAGGAAGGAACATTTGAATTTTCAACCCGCTGGCGTTTAGTAAAACCAGTACTTGATATGAAATACCGTGGTCAAGTGATTGATGATCTTCCTCAAGGAGGCGTCACAAATCTGGAAGGAAACCACAACCTAAAAGCGGTATACGCTAATAAAGGAGCAGCTTCTGATTATGAAGGTCTAGATGTGAAAGGAAAAGCAGTAATCATAGAGAGAAGTGCAGAAGTAACCCCTAAAGAACGAGGTAAAGCTGCAATTGCAGCGGGTGTTAAATTACTTATCGTAGTGAATAACACACCTCAGGAATTCAGGGAATCTTATTTGAATAGTCAGGAATACAGCAAAAATATTCCCCTTGCCGTCACAGCTGTTTCAAACATTGAAGGAAAAGAGCTAATTGCAGCGGCACAAAAAGGAAATCTTGTTCTTCCGGTAAAAGGTACGCCAT is from Fictibacillus sp. b24 and encodes:
- a CDS encoding S8 family serine peptidase, which gives rise to MKKTSLLKPVALALSTVILASPILGNASTQPPVNVLNNQEEALKQLIESEQKNVSSGQGKYQITLITGDVVTVTEIGEGKSVIDVKPVNGLEDRTRIITADNETYVIPEEALPLVAADKIDQDLFNITELVKNGYTDKGSTALPMIVQYKESKVRAASSANLPKAPEGSKRTKVLESIRASAVSVEKSQAKKLWNAVTEKVVKDEASENERKEVILDQEIEKIWLDGKVEASLEQSVTQVGAPTAWNLGLDGTGVKVAVLDTGIDPNHPDIAGKIKDSKSFVPGEDILDYNSHGTHVASTVLGTGAASNGKSKGVAPGAELLVGKVLGNNGSGLNSWIIDGMEWAAQNADIVNMSLGSQQPSDGTDPMSQALNELTEETGALFVVAAGNIGSEGSIGAPGAADKALTIGAVSKTDTIASFTSKGPRIGDSGLKPDMSAPGVGIIAARSQYSSGQGAYKSLNGTSMATPHVAGAAAILKQKHPNWTNEDIKEALMSNTKKLKYLPYEIGTGRLDIPASLGEVRATGSIYFGFFDWPHEEDESVERTVTYTNDGDKPITLDLTADLLDKSGKPAPAEILQLSDKQVTVPAKGTASIKVKIAVNQVSPGVTLQGHISAKADGKPVVHTSMSLVKEGELYSMKIRPIDRDGSPNLAYVTLYSPKLGAKLYTVNGERELRLPPDTYTVTSLMDVDTKTDESGVAFVGNPEVKLTKDTVIELDARKANEVVVKAPKEAEDSYRRMDYTRVFKQGGVGEQWTLPVVHDKVYAVPLDGVEEGTFEFSTRWRLVKPVLDMKYRGQVIDDLPQGGVTNLEGNHNLKAVYANKGAASDYEGLDVKGKAVIIERSAEVTPKERGKAAIAAGVKLLIVVNNTPQEFRESYLNSQEYSKNIPLAVTAVSNIEGKELIAAAQKGNLVLPVKGTPYSPYSYDLISIYQDKIPNETLVYAPKKEELTKVDTYYHSDDKEGEDGEEWRYDFRPTRTVDHVIGKPALKFPHEREEWISAPEGSKWYQKTGMYKGDTYWEMRDKLVDYDPGERLEQHWYKSVVRPTFGPGFFYPYREGNIFYLNVPAWGDADLGHAGFMDESSHNNSKLTLYQEDKFVKEQNSQALLSWQYNHPVERTQYRLVGESSRDAEVFSSSVRTKTEWTFWSAYVGPKKTTVPLLELGYDVKTDIYNRVQASSATQIVLSAEHMEDAVGAGKIEGATLEVSFDEGHTWKDVPLTAEADKWKGTIKNPNEPGGSVSLRAAAWDDAGNKIKQDVIKAYVLK